A genomic region of Ovis aries strain OAR_USU_Benz2616 breed Rambouillet chromosome 20, ARS-UI_Ramb_v3.0, whole genome shotgun sequence contains the following coding sequences:
- the MYMX gene encoding protein myomixer, with amino-acid sequence MPAPLLPLLLRTLLARLLLPAARLARQHLLPLLRRLARRLGSQDLREALLGCLLFVLSQRRPPDAGEASRVARLERRERLASQK; translated from the coding sequence ATGCCCGCTCCTCTGCTCCCGCTGCTGCTCCGCACGCTGCTGGCCCGTCTGCTGCTGCCCGCTGCCCGCCTGGCCCGCCAGCACCTCCTGCCCCTGCTGCGCCGTCTGGCCCGCCGCCTGGGCTCCCAGGATTTGCGAGAGGCTTTGCTGGGCTGTCTGTTGTTCGTCCTCAGTCAGAGACGCCCGCCAGACGCTGGGGAGGCTTCCAGAGTGGCCCGCCTGGAAAGGAGGGAGAGGCTAGCCTCCCAAAAATGA